In one Candidatus Zixiibacteriota bacterium genomic region, the following are encoded:
- a CDS encoding transposase: MFLSGGVQMSGEKRRRYDREFKLEAVRLSLEPGRSVAAVAR, encoded by the coding sequence ATGTTCCTGTCCGGAGGTGTTCAGATGTCTGGAGAGAAACGTCGGAGGTATGACCGGGAGTTCAAGCTGGAAGCAGTACGGCTGAGTTTGGAGCCGGGTCGGAGTGTGGCCGCGGTGGCCCGCGA
- a CDS encoding OPT/YSL family transporter yields the protein MTQRPEITWQSVVGAVVVSAVVSMAYPYIVLKLGMGPNMSVIAAFLGAIFLAITARATHGRNAVQNNIIQSAATSAVSTAFMCVVAAAFGYLAMNESVDVKVTISTWDMFTWLACSGAIGVFMSAMFRRYFVDDPEMIFADGVAAAETINVLDQGAASGAKFKVLGFSAVIGMVVAFLRDGLTWIGTLGLAMRYRIGIEWGVLNIGTGMLIGINVGLSMLLGTMVVWIFGSMVMDKAGLFIVQNSIASQYWDQAQALIGVSELSDVQREFLHQHGGQMANYLNGNHFPIVMLWFMWPATAVMITAALTAVILKWRSIVTMFRELRAPKAAGHERTDVSLRTIMIMSALFTLLLAFVQMSHFAMPWWQTIAAVIAGFPLILVGVRVLGETNNGPVSLMANTLQAIFRAFSPAIGHNLVAAGMAGNINSQGEGLMQVFKTGKLVGSTPRVLTWVQFFAVPIGAASVAFMYPLLIARYGLGGDGLAAPTGLKLANMAVLMSKGVSAFPPGALKWTVIAAVAGVVIALCKNKFGWHWLPSAAGFGFALILPGTLNLPIALGAILAWIWQKMSPATYERNYVTVASGFIGGEALIAGLLLPLLFYFGVF from the coding sequence ATGACACAACGACCCGAAATCACCTGGCAATCTGTTGTCGGCGCTGTCGTCGTCTCGGCCGTGGTTTCCATGGCCTATCCGTACATCGTCCTCAAACTGGGGATGGGTCCCAACATGAGCGTCATCGCAGCGTTTCTGGGAGCGATCTTCCTGGCCATAACCGCCCGTGCCACTCACGGGCGCAACGCCGTTCAGAACAACATCATCCAATCCGCGGCCACCTCGGCAGTCTCCACCGCCTTCATGTGCGTGGTAGCGGCAGCATTCGGTTACCTGGCGATGAATGAGTCGGTAGATGTCAAAGTTACGATCTCCACTTGGGATATGTTCACTTGGCTGGCCTGTTCAGGCGCTATCGGCGTCTTCATGTCGGCCATGTTTCGGCGATACTTCGTGGACGACCCGGAGATGATCTTCGCTGACGGTGTCGCCGCCGCCGAGACGATCAATGTGCTCGACCAGGGAGCCGCATCAGGTGCGAAGTTCAAAGTACTTGGTTTCAGTGCCGTCATCGGTATGGTCGTGGCGTTTCTCCGCGATGGTCTGACCTGGATCGGCACCCTCGGACTCGCCATGCGGTATCGCATCGGAATCGAATGGGGCGTCTTGAACATCGGCACCGGCATGCTGATCGGCATTAACGTGGGGTTGTCGATGCTTCTTGGCACCATGGTGGTCTGGATATTCGGGTCGATGGTCATGGACAAGGCCGGGCTATTCATTGTGCAGAACAGCATCGCCTCCCAGTATTGGGATCAGGCACAAGCGCTTATCGGGGTGAGTGAACTCTCCGACGTTCAGCGGGAGTTCCTGCATCAGCACGGCGGGCAGATGGCCAACTACCTCAATGGAAACCATTTTCCGATCGTCATGCTCTGGTTCATGTGGCCCGCAACTGCGGTCATGATCACCGCCGCGCTAACTGCCGTCATCCTGAAATGGCGCTCGATTGTCACCATGTTTCGCGAGCTGCGCGCGCCTAAGGCGGCGGGACACGAACGGACGGATGTTTCTTTGCGGACTATCATGATCATGAGTGCGCTGTTCACGCTGCTGTTGGCGTTTGTGCAAATGTCCCATTTCGCCATGCCCTGGTGGCAAACGATCGCTGCTGTTATCGCCGGTTTTCCGCTCATTCTGGTCGGCGTGCGAGTGCTGGGGGAGACCAACAACGGCCCGGTTTCGCTCATGGCGAACACACTGCAGGCGATCTTTCGGGCGTTCTCACCGGCTATCGGCCACAACCTGGTAGCAGCCGGTATGGCCGGCAATATCAACTCGCAAGGCGAAGGACTCATGCAGGTGTTCAAGACCGGTAAGCTGGTCGGCTCGACACCGCGCGTGCTGACGTGGGTACAGTTTTTCGCCGTCCCGATCGGCGCCGCCTCGGTGGCGTTCATGTATCCCCTTCTGATCGCGCGATACGGTCTCGGCGGTGATGGTCTCGCCGCCCCTACCGGGCTGAAACTGGCCAACATGGCGGTTCTGATGTCCAAAGGGGTGTCCGCGTTTCCGCCCGGGGCGCTTAAGTGGACCGTGATCGCCGCGGTGGCCGGTGTGGTGATCGCGTTGTGCAAAAACAAATTCGGATGGCACTGGCTGCCAAGCGCGGCGGGATTCGGCTTTGCCCTGATCCTCCCCGGCACACTCAATCTTCCCATAGCGCTGGGCGCGATCTTAGCGTGGATCTGGCAAAAGATGTCTCCTGCCACGTATGAGCGGAATTATGTCACTGTCGCCTCTGGGTTTATTGGTGGTGAAGCGTTGATCGCCGGCCTGCTTTTGCCGCTGTTGTTCTATTTTGGAGTGTTTTAG